The following are encoded together in the Onychostoma macrolepis isolate SWU-2019 chromosome 03, ASM1243209v1, whole genome shotgun sequence genome:
- the slc25a10a gene encoding mitochondrial dicarboxylate carrier — protein sequence MTETRISRWYFGGVASCAAACCTHPLDLIKVHLQTQQEVKMRMTGMAMQVVRSDGVLALYNGLSASLCRQMTYSMTRFAIYETVRDKISSQNQGPMPFYQKILLAAFGGLTGGFIGTPADMVNVRMQNDVKLPPDLRRNYAHAPDGLLRVWKEEGIRKLFSGASMAASRGAMVTVGQLSCYDQAKQLVLGTGLMTDNIFTHFVASFIAGGCATVLCQPMDVVKTRLMNSKGEYRGVIHCLSDTGKLGPKAFYKGLVPAGIRLIPHTVLTFIFLEQLRLYFGIRVVTST from the exons ATGACAGAGACGCGCATTTCGCGCTGGTACTTCGGAGGTGTTGCCTCGTGCGCGGCCGCATGTTGCACTCATCCACTGGACTTAATAAAG GTTCATCTGCAAACCCAGCAGGAAGTGAAGATGAGGATGACTGGCATGGCTATGCAGGTGGTGCGCAGTGATGGGGTGCTAGCGCTCTACAATGGGCTCAGTGCTTCACTCTGCAGGCAG ATGACTTACTCGATGACCCGCTTTGCCATTTATGAAACTGTGAGAGACAAGATTTCTAGTCAAAACCAGGGGCCCATGCCCTTCTACCAGAAGATCTTGCTGGCTGCTTTTGGAG GTCTTACTGGTGGGTTTATTGGGACACCAGCGGACATGGTTAATGTCAG AATGCAGAATGATGTGAAGTTGCCACCTGATTTAAGAAGAAA CTATGCACATGCTCCTGATGGATTGTTACGCGTCTGGAAAGAAG AGGGAATAAGGAAACTGTTCTCTGGAGCCTCAATGGCAGCTAGTAGAGGGGCTATGGTCACTGTGGGGCAG CTGTCCTGTTATGACCAGGCCAAGCAGCTCGTTCTGGGAACTGGTTTGATGACAGATAACATTTTCACTCACTTTGTTGCTAGCTTCATTGCG GGAGGTTGTGCTACTGTTCTCTGTCAGCCTATGGATGTGGTGAAAACCAGACTGATGAATTCAAAGGGGGAATACAGG GGGGTGATTCATTGTCTGTCTGATACTGGAAAACTCGGACCTAAAGCTTTCTAcaag GGCCTTGTCCCAGCTGGAATCCGTCTGATTCCTCACACTGTACTTACTTTCATCTTTCTGGAGCAGCTCCGATTGTATTTTGGCATTAGAGTTGTAACCTCTACATGA